From Ochotona princeps isolate mOchPri1 chromosome X, mOchPri1.hap1, whole genome shotgun sequence, one genomic window encodes:
- the TMEM187 gene encoding transmembrane protein 187 translates to MKPETRRAVCHVVLASCLCAAAVYMEAFEGVLVQVGYEHYAEAPVTCLPAFLCMPFNSLINLAYVALGLYWLRLGASSPQDQYLKDTFATMALVYGPVQWLRVGTQARPAALLDQWFTLPIFAWPVAWCLTLHGGWQPRLLLCVEGLSLFSYSLALLHPQGFEVALGVHVAATVGQALRMQWLCGSVATATYLALGMLSCLGFVVLKLWDLPLARWRLFQHLTGHFWSKVCDVLQFHFAFLFLTTLSHGLSPHPEGKARRHVQAVTEACVLPTAWVPADHAAHRPSPVRARLRY, encoded by the coding sequence ATGAAGCCGGAGACGAGGAGGGCCGTGTGCCATGTGGTGCTGGCCAGCTGCCTGTGTGCAGCCGCCGTGTACATGGAGGCTTTTGAAGGTGTTCTGGTGCAGGTGGGCTATGAGCACTATGCAGAAGCCCCAGTCACCTGCCTCCCCGCCTTCCTGTGCATGCCCTTCAACTCCCTTATCAACCTGGCCTACGTGGCCCTGGGCCTGTACTGGTTGCGGCTGGGGGCCAGCAGCCCGCAGGATCAGTACCTGAAGGACACCTTTGCCACCATGGCCCTGGTCTATGGCCCTGTGCAGTGGCTGCGGGTCGGAACTCAGGCGCGGCCCGCTGCCTTGCTGGATCAGTGGTTCACGTTACCCATCTTCGCGTGGCCAGTAGCCTGGTGCCTGACCCTGCATGGTGGCtggcagcccaggctgttgctgtGCGTTGAGGGCCTCTCCCTGTTCAGTTACAGCCTCGCCCTGCTGCACCCCCAGGGCTTTGAAGTGGCCCTGGGGGTGCACGTGGCAGCCACAGTGGGCCAGGCACTGCGCATGCAGTGGCTCTGTGGCAGTGTGGCCACGGCCACCTACTTGGCTCTGGGCATGCTCTCTTGCCTGGGCTTTGTGGTCCTCAAGCTCTGGGACCTTCCGCTAGCGCGCTGGCGTCTCTTCCAACACCTCactggtcacttctggtccaaagtGTGTGACGTGCTGCAGTTCCactttgcatttttgtttctgaCCACCCTGAGCCACGGCCTGAGCCCCCACCCTGAGGGAAAGGCGCGCCGCCATGTGCAGGCGGTCACTGAAGCCTGTGTGCTGCCAACTGCCTGGGTCCCAGCAGACCACGCAGCACACCGTCCTTCCCCTGTGCGGGCCCGACTGAGGTACTGA